The Dyella jiangningensis genome includes a window with the following:
- a CDS encoding beta-ketoacyl-[acyl-carrier-protein] synthase family protein, which translates to MPVPIQPLAVSAYTATSALGHGLESHVAALSATRGGLRPNDFSSAPLACWIGRVEGVEDAALPAAHAVWECRNNRLAWLGLRQDGFLERALDIRQRYGAARVALVLGTSTASIGATEEAYRRLDDDGHMPPDLRRPLIHAPHSLAGFVAEALGLEGPCLTVSTACSSSAKVFASAERLIRLGLVDAAVVGGVDTLCDSVLFGFNALELVSPDPCRPFDQARRGISIGEAAGFALLERTGMAPHAPRLLGYGESSDAHHMSTPHPEGLGAELALRDALARANLHADQVDYINLHGTASLKNDEVEAALVTRSFPTTTRASSTKGFTGHTLGAAGILEAAFALQAIEHGLVPANLGCTTPDAACGPQFAWEVEQRSVDVAVSNSFGFGGNNACLVFGRAPA; encoded by the coding sequence ATGCCAGTACCGATTCAACCCCTGGCCGTCAGCGCCTACACGGCCACTTCGGCGCTCGGCCACGGTCTAGAAAGCCATGTCGCCGCCCTGTCAGCCACCCGCGGCGGCCTGCGCCCCAACGATTTCAGCAGCGCGCCCCTGGCGTGCTGGATCGGCCGTGTCGAGGGCGTCGAGGACGCCGCGCTGCCTGCCGCCCACGCCGTATGGGAATGCCGCAACAACCGCCTGGCCTGGCTGGGGCTGCGGCAGGACGGCTTCCTCGAACGCGCGCTGGACATCCGCCAACGCTATGGCGCCGCGCGCGTCGCGCTGGTGCTGGGCACGTCCACCGCCAGCATCGGCGCCACCGAGGAAGCCTATCGGCGCCTCGACGACGACGGTCACATGCCGCCGGACCTGCGCCGTCCGCTGATCCACGCACCCCACTCGCTCGCCGGTTTCGTCGCTGAAGCGTTGGGCCTGGAAGGGCCATGCCTCACCGTCTCCACTGCCTGCTCGTCGAGCGCGAAGGTGTTCGCCAGCGCCGAGCGGCTGATCCGGCTCGGGCTCGTGGACGCGGCCGTGGTCGGCGGCGTGGACACCTTGTGCGACAGCGTGCTGTTTGGCTTCAACGCGCTGGAGCTGGTGTCACCCGATCCCTGCCGCCCGTTCGACCAGGCCCGCCGCGGCATCTCCATCGGCGAGGCGGCGGGCTTTGCCTTGCTCGAGCGCACTGGCATGGCGCCGCACGCGCCCCGGCTGCTCGGCTATGGCGAATCCAGCGACGCGCACCACATGTCCACGCCGCACCCCGAAGGCCTCGGCGCGGAGCTGGCGCTGCGCGATGCGCTGGCCCGCGCCAACCTGCACGCCGACCAGGTCGACTACATCAACCTGCACGGCACGGCCAGCCTCAAGAACGACGAAGTGGAAGCAGCGCTGGTCACGCGTTCGTTTCCCACCACCACGCGAGCAAGCTCCACCAAGGGCTTCACCGGTCACACGCTCGGTGCCGCCGGCATCCTGGAGGCGGCATTCGCACTGCAGGCGATCGAACACGGGCTGGTTCCGGCCAACCTCGGCTGCACCACGCCTGATGCCGCCTGCGGGCCCCAGTTCGCCTGGGAAGTGGAGCAACGCAGCGTTGACGTCGCCGTCAGCAACTCGTTCGGCTTCGGCGGCAACAATGCTTGCCTGGTCTTCGGGAGAGCGCCCGCATGA
- a CDS encoding YdcF family protein gives MLHAAVVVLVALVLSLGLVWVGYLVHVWHVAARSPLTLTRPMTVLVFGRRLVRDQPETDYQLRLGRALALMRADLTDHVLLLGGRSGGSISEAAAGRAWLADRELPPGIVLQLEQASIDSLENLRHARSLLQEDGPVLRVLPPVALVSSRYHLARCQLLARRLGFDSVVVAAEPALELDRRYLVRLLTESGYLMWIDIGVRWARLIGHQRMARRIS, from the coding sequence GTGTTGCATGCGGCTGTGGTCGTGCTGGTGGCTCTGGTGCTGAGCCTGGGCCTGGTCTGGGTCGGCTATCTGGTGCACGTGTGGCACGTGGCGGCGCGCAGCCCGCTGACCCTGACGCGACCGATGACGGTGCTCGTGTTTGGCCGCCGGCTGGTGCGTGACCAACCCGAAACGGACTACCAGCTGCGCCTTGGGCGGGCGCTGGCCTTGATGCGCGCGGACCTGACCGACCACGTGCTGCTGCTGGGTGGTCGCAGTGGCGGCAGCATCAGCGAAGCGGCGGCGGGCAGGGCATGGCTGGCCGATCGCGAGCTGCCTCCCGGCATCGTCCTGCAGCTGGAGCAGGCCTCCATCGATTCGCTGGAAAACCTGCGCCACGCGCGCAGCCTGCTGCAGGAAGACGGACCCGTGCTGCGCGTACTGCCACCGGTGGCGCTGGTGAGCAGCCGCTATCACCTGGCGCGCTGCCAGCTGCTGGCGCGCCGGCTGGGATTCGACAGCGTAGTGGTCGCGGCCGAACCGGCGCTCGAACTCGATCGTCGTTACCTAGTCCGGCTACTCACCGAGTCCGGCTACCTGATGTGGATCGACATCGGCGTGCGCTGGGCAAGGCTGATCGGCCACCAGCGCATGGCCCGACGCATCAGCTGA